Genomic window (Psilocybe cubensis strain MGC-MH-2018 chromosome 1, whole genome shotgun sequence):
GCACTTCACTAAGGTTTGTCTCATCTTTCTATTCAACCATCTTCCCCCAATATCATTGGCGGATCGATGAATGATGCCTTCTTCGATTAGTCTTATAGACAACCCCATGGTTACAACTCGTATTTAAACCCTGACATCTCACTCTTCTAAGAACTATGTTTGTGAAGAGCTGCGCTgacctttctcttctttccagGTACATATCTAAATGATCACTTTCACTCATTGCTAACTCGTGCTACCTTTTCGTCATTGTTCTAGACTGTGAGTACTCTTTACTGCAACCATTCCAGCTCTTGAGATGAGACATAACTTCATTCGCGAAATGgaagataattctgtggtGCCTTACATCGCCCGGGATATGGTTATAACCTGTTTCAACCCCATCTGAACTTTTTTTCCCCTGAATTGTGTACATGTTTTGCAAAGTGATGCTGACTAGCTTATTTACAGGGAATTCCTCTACAAACCGGGTTTCAGATTGGCATGGATaggttactcaacgcttgGACTCATCCGAAAACACCTTTTTATAAGGCAGGTGTTaagagcaaaagcaaaatcgAGGAACGTGAAGATGTTTCCCAAGCCGATGCCCTGGAACAAGCGGAGAAACGTGATGCTGCGCGTTATCGCTATGAACGTTTATATTGGGAATCTACTCCCGAAGATGGACGGGTAAGGTGTCCCGTATTTTATTTAGTACTAAACTGCTTACCATATCAATGACCTCGCAGGAACCTATCGTACCTGGAGTGTTGGAGGCTGTGAAGACGAGAGCGCTGCTGAGGGAGCAACGCAGGAAGAAGGCTGCTGCAAGACTTCTGCAAGGCCGACTGCCGAAGAGTCCTTGGATACGTCGACCCTCGCGTCCATCCTTCGTTTCCTGGAGGCAGGGCCGTGTCGCTACCAGATTCGTCGACGTCGGGGCTGAGTTCTTGAGCGTGGAGGAATTAAACAAGAACACCGCGCCTCGCAGGCACAGGCAAGAGCAACGGCAAAAGAAAGCTGCTGAAAAGATGCAGAAAATTTTGAACTCGAAGCAGTAGATATTCCTTGTGCCTTTGTTTATCCATGAATACAGTCGATTTGTGTATATCTCTCTTATAGTGAATAATAAACTAGATGGTGTCGAGATTATATTATAAGTCCTTCGATCTTCAAGTCATACACAGTTATTCTTCCGAAGAAGTCTGAACTGGTTTCGAAGACTAGTTTTAATGCCACTATTCCTTCTTTGAATCCATCGTATTGTTCAGGCATCAGGTTAAACGCCTGCCTGCGATTAACATCTTCCGGGTAGACAGTGGCAAATATCTGCCAatcctttttatttttgccATCCGTGACGAACAATGCACAGCGTGTCCCAACGAATCCTCCTTGAAAAGTGATCGAGAGGCGCTTGGGTAATACTCTATCCTCGAACCCTAACTGTATGAATTGAGGAAGACCCTTCAAGATTACACTGAATAAATGTACGAGAACACGAAATTAAGATTGAGCAACTACAAACCTGTTGTGATGTCCAACATGTTTCTGGGTTGTTGTCGAttaaatttttctttcctgtGGCTTTTTCGAGGGTTGAACTAACTCTATATTCGATCAGCAATGTGATTAAACTGatttaaacaaaaaaacagacTTTAAGGATGTATTACTGTCAATGAGGGACACCCACTCGTGGCTTGCCATCGCTGTATAGACAAGAGAACATTATCTTTTAGAAATTTAAAATTAACTTCACCTGTAACGTGACGTTTTGCGACTATTCCACCTTCATTCCTCTATCCATATGCCGTCGTTTCTAAAATCTAAACAAACAACAGccaagacgacgacgatacCACCCTGGCTTATTCTTGCTAACACCGACAAGCATATCTACAAGGTTGAGCGTTTGCTTTCTTCGAGAGAAGCAACGCGGTATGCCGCTCGGGATGCATCACACCAGATTGCATTGAAAGCTTCTGAATCTACACAACACGATAAATCTCCAGTTTTCAAAAGATCGTCTCAGAGGAAAGAGGGGAGCGCAGTGGATTTCGTTGAATATTACGGAATCACAGCTGGTCTGCATGAAGACAACCGCGATCTCAACCGGTATACTGACATTATACCTTACGATCGCACCCGCATTATTGTTCACGATGGAAGCCCACCAGCTGTTGGGGATGAGAGCGAAGGGAAACGGCACGAACGATACTTGAACGCCAATTGGGTGTTGGAAAAGTTTGGGCATAAATGGTGGATCGCGACGCAGGCACCCCTACGACACACTGCACACGCATTTTTGAGTGTCATGCTCCAACCATCTGTACGCCCACCTCATGTTGATTTGCCTCTAAAAGATTCGAAAACTAGGCGCGTACGGACCGTCGTACAGTTGGCGCGAAATGTCGAAAACGGTCGCAAGAAAGCAGATGCTTATTTCCCGAGTGAAGTGGGGAGATCCGTTGTGGTGCTCGCCGAACATGGATGGCGTGCGCCTCCATTAAAGGTTACTCTTTTGGCCAAGAAAGCCATCGACGAAGCCCACTGCATCCAAAGTACTGTGTCGGTTGCACCAATCAAAAACGCAACCTCGCACCTCGCAGAAGGACGTCACGGAACGGGTGTACAAGACGAAGACAATCATGGCCAAGCAATAGTATTCAACCATCTGTTATATCTTTCGTGGCCTGATCACGGTGTTCCAAGTCCAGAAGATCGCCTCAGTTTAGTCCACTTCATACAACTTGTAGACCGAATCAATCGTGACACCTCTCAGTGTCCTATTCATTCAGCAGCGACTACAAATCATATCTGTGAAGAGCTTGATCCCGACCCACCAATCATTGTTGGATGCTCTGCTGGAATTGGCCGTACTGGAGCATTTGTGGCGCTTTCTTCACTTCTGCGTAAATATGGCTTCCTCTTGCCAGCAGCACATCCGACTATTGCACCTCATGTGTACACCTCACCTCTTGGTCCAATACCATCTGATCCTGATCTCCAGGATGACCTGGTGCTACAAGAAGTTGATTCCCTGAGAGAACAAAGACCAGGGATGGTTGAGCGAAAGGTACAGATGTCACTCATTTACGAAGTTTTGGCATCCGTGCTTGCCAGTGAGAGTAATTAGGCGCTCGTCATTGCCTCATATGTTTAATGTAAGTTTCTCGAATGACATTATAACTTTCTGAATGTTGCATGGAATGCAATGTCCTTGTGTgatgttttctatttctcCCTCAGgcccttttcttttcactGCTCGTCGAATGTGTAGAATTTGAAGGAAAAAACTGAAATTACTAAGTTTCTGTAGCCAGCGCCTAACGACCTAGACTCACTTTATTCCATACTCGGCTTGATTTTGACAAGACTACTGTACTTGCGAGATGCGCATTCTCGAAGCAGCGTTCTATCTATATAAGAAACGGTTATGAAGGACAAGTAGACGTGAGAGCTAACATTTACGGCTCCCTACGGACATGCCATGCCGCCGTTCACGAGGCCTGTGTGCTTGATTTCAGAATGTGCGAATGATGGTGAAATTCCTGAAAAGGCGTCATAGACGACCGATTAATCAGCCTTTATCTCATGTAGCGTACGGATTATTTATATGGTCAGTATATGTCCGCTCTGTTTGCCCCCAAGATTTATGTTCCCATACCGAGCGGTGCAATTTCGTCTTTCCCAATACCTTCGCCACCTTTCTCACATTGCACAGAATACTCGATCAATGTCCCTTCCTTCCACAGTTGAGGCCATCACTATTCCCCATGTAAGTGAAAGTGTCCAGTCTTTGTGTGAGGGTAATCTCAATCCTTGCAAAGACAGGGGGCGTGGAAGTGCTTGAGAAAACCACAATCCCATTCCCTAAAGTTAACCCTGGTGATGTTGTTATCAAGGTAATCAATCCGATAATCTACTTTGAGATTCAGTTGAACTCCATTCACCAGGTTGAATACTTCGGTGTTAACTTCATAGATACATACTATAGGTGATGTCACTTGTAACTTGGATTCCGCGAAACTGACCATATATTTTATTTGAAGGTCTGGGTTGTATAAGTACACAGAATTCCCGGCCATTATAGGAAAGGAGACCTCTGGTACAATTGTCGCACTGCCAACAGACGATGCCGTTTTGTCCAACGAGACATACAAGAAGCGAGGATATAAGATTGGCGGCAAAGTCGCTGCCGTAAGTCGATCCCTAACAGCTATTTCAATAAACTTCGATTTACATGCCTTCAAATAAACTAGGATTTCCTTGGATCCCATGCTACATACATCTCAGTACCTTGGAAATTCGTGTATCCCGTGCCCGACTCCCTGTCGACTAAGATAGCTGCTGCCGCAGCACTTCAGGGCTTGACAGCGGTCACATTTTTTGAAGAGGCGTACAAGGTTAAAAAGGGTGATACCATCCTCATACATACAATTGCAGGTGGTTTGGGATTACTTTTTGCACAGCTTGGAAGACGCGTTGGAGCCACGGTGATTGGTACGACGTCCACTCCGGCAAAAGCAGAACTTGCGAAGCAGAATGGAGCCGATCACGTTATTTTATATCCTGTAGAAGACACTGTGGCAAGGGTTTTGGAAATCACTAATGGCGAGGGTGTAGATGCCGTTTTCGATGGTGTTGGAAAAGACACGTATGTAATGGAAAAAAATTCCCAGTTCCATTGTTTAGAAGGCTAATACATGTTTTCGT
Coding sequences:
- a CDS encoding Nuclear receptor 2C2-associated protein, translating into MASHEWVSLIDSNTSLKVSSTLEKATGKKNLIDNNPETCWTSQQGLPQFIQLGFEDRVLPKRLSITFQGGFVGTRCALFVTDGKNKKDWQIFATVYPEDVNRRQAFNLMPEQYDGFKEGIVALKLVFETSSDFFGRITVYDLKIEGLII
- a CDS encoding 37S ribosomal protein S35, mitochondrial; protein product: MFCHHLSSFRPCLRSVSRPVASTSRLSQYRSNSTVVTSEKLHDSEDGVSEFEEADSQDADQGDKGPRNYKEFMATIGPKFRYASPQNWLAPKTPFPMNPSFKPPPPISDVQKDIIFQQFLADPLLHSPRRLAQRYHLSLKRVDAILRLKGLERHFTKGIPLQTGFQIGMDRLLNAWTHPKTPFYKAGVKSKSKIEEREDVSQADALEQAEKRDAARYRYERLYWESTPEDGREPIVPGVLEAVKTRALLREQRRKKAAARLLQGRLPKSPWIRRPSRPSFVSWRQGRVATRFVDVGAEFLSVEELNKNTAPRRHRQEQRQKKAAEKMQKILNSKQ
- a CDS encoding putative quinone oxidoreductase, yielding MSLPSTVEAITIPHTGGVEVLEKTTIPFPKVNPGDVVIKVEYFGVNFIDTYYRSGLYKYTEFPAIIGKETSGTIVALPTDDAVLSNETYKKRGYKIGGKVAADFLGSHATYISVPWKFVYPVPDSLSTKIAAAAALQGLTAVTFFEEAYKVKKGDTILIHTIAGGLGLLFAQLGRRVGATVIGTTSTPAKAELAKQNGADHVILYPVEDTVARVLEITNGEGVDAVFDGVGKDTFDNNFKLIKRKGTIVSVGNASGAVPPFSIPRLVEKNVKLLRPTMSNYVYTPEEAEHYGKILFDLVVKGDLKIQIYKEYPFTVEGVRQAQSDLTAAGGKTTGKLLIKV
- a CDS encoding Tyrosine-protein phosphatase non-receptor type 11, producing MPSFLKSKQTTAKTTTIPPWLILANTDKHIYKVERLLSSREATRYAARDASHQIALKASESTQHDKSPVFKRSSQRKEGSAVDFVEYYGITAGLHEDNRDLNRYTDIIPYDRTRIIVHDGSPPAVGDESEGKRHERYLNANWVLEKFGHKWWIATQAPLRHTAHAFLSVMLQPSVRPPHVDLPLKDSKTRRVRTVVQLARNVENGRKKADAYFPSEVGRSVVVLAEHGWRAPPLKVTLLAKKAIDEAHCIQSTVSVAPIKNATSHLAEGRHGTGVQDEDNHGQAIVFNHLLYLSWPDHGVPSPEDRLSLVHFIQLVDRINRDTSQCPIHSAATTNHICEELDPDPPIIVGCSAGIGRTGAFVALSSLLRKYGFLLPAAHPTIAPHVYTSPLGPIPSDPDLQDDLVLQEVDSLREQRPGMVERKVQMSLIYEVLASVLASESN